The following coding sequences lie in one Alloacidobacterium dinghuense genomic window:
- a CDS encoding efflux RND transporter periplasmic adaptor subunit — protein sequence MDIARPDIRKKKLRRQIVIGAIGLVVVAAAAAAVYRLKPAAPTVDASTVWPDTVKRGPMIVQVRGLGTLVPSEESIRSIPSQTEATVTRIRVLPGTKVTPDTVIMDLTDPQLDQELLNAQLQLKSDEVAYHNLQVTLQSALMDKKASAATVNSDYSQAQLQAQTDKQLYNLGVISGLAYNKSKSSADELTTRNKISVDQVDMNDKSIKTQLDVQQAKIDQDKALLQLKQDQKAALQVRAGIDGVLTSLGQQTSTTGAGDQATLGVGTHVAPGTTLATVVVPNQLKAQLKIAETQAHDILLDQPAEVDTHNGIVPGHVTRIDPAVVNGTRTVDVKLDGPLPAGAVPQLSVDGTIDLERLKDVLYVGRPAFGNPDSTISLFRYDPDGKTATRTQVKVGKASVTQIQILGGLQEGDKVILSDMSRNDNVDKVRLE from the coding sequence ATGGATATCGCTCGCCCAGATATTAGGAAGAAGAAGTTACGCCGGCAGATCGTTATCGGCGCGATCGGCCTGGTTGTTGTCGCGGCAGCAGCAGCGGCTGTTTACCGGCTGAAGCCGGCGGCTCCGACGGTCGATGCCAGCACAGTGTGGCCGGACACGGTCAAGCGTGGCCCAATGATCGTGCAGGTGCGCGGGCTAGGAACGCTGGTTCCCAGTGAGGAAAGCATCCGGTCGATTCCGTCACAGACGGAAGCGACGGTGACGCGCATTCGCGTTCTGCCGGGCACAAAGGTGACGCCGGACACCGTCATTATGGATCTTACCGACCCGCAACTGGACCAGGAACTGCTCAATGCGCAACTGCAGCTGAAGTCCGATGAAGTGGCGTACCACAATCTGCAGGTTACCCTGCAGAGCGCCCTGATGGACAAGAAGGCATCGGCCGCGACAGTGAATTCCGATTACAGCCAGGCGCAGCTGCAGGCACAGACGGACAAGCAGCTCTATAACCTGGGCGTGATCAGCGGTCTGGCCTACAACAAATCGAAGTCTTCGGCAGATGAATTGACGACACGGAACAAGATATCCGTCGATCAGGTCGACATGAATGATAAATCCATCAAAACGCAGCTGGACGTGCAGCAGGCGAAGATCGATCAGGATAAGGCTCTGCTTCAACTGAAGCAAGACCAGAAGGCTGCGCTTCAAGTGCGCGCCGGAATCGACGGCGTGCTGACTTCTCTTGGCCAGCAGACTTCGACGACCGGGGCTGGCGACCAGGCCACCTTGGGTGTCGGCACGCACGTTGCGCCGGGCACCACGCTGGCAACGGTTGTCGTACCGAACCAGCTCAAGGCCCAATTAAAGATCGCTGAGACCCAGGCACATGACATTCTGCTGGACCAGCCGGCAGAAGTTGATACGCATAACGGCATTGTTCCAGGCCATGTAACAAGAATTGATCCGGCAGTAGTGAACGGAACGCGAACAGTTGACGTAAAGCTAGATGGGCCACTTCCTGCGGGAGCGGTTCCACAACTGAGCGTGGACGGAACGATTGATCTGGAACGTTTGAAAGACGTGCTGTATGTGGGTCGTCCGGCCTTCGGGAATCCGGACAGCACAATCAGCCTGTTCAGGTACGATCCGGACGGCAAGACGGCAACGCGCACGCAGGTGAAGGTTGGCAAGGCATCGGTCACGCAGATTCAGATTCTGGGTGGTCTGCAAGAAGGCGACAAGGTCATTCTGTCGGATATGTCGCGGAACGACAACGTCGATAAAGTTCGTTTGGAATAG
- a CDS encoding TolC family protein: MAVALCCLVSSSTLAQTAPSSSQEQQPSQQQQTTAPGATTPAQQQATPTPDAPTVTPTPMQQTIAQQAQQAQQVGPVTSQAPFHIELPHSRNPFAPYMPSTVPPTNLTNSPRLQSLERDGKLYVSLRDAIALAIENNLDIAYFRYNLPIAQADLLRTKAGGFANGVNTSIAQGTQGGFSSSGVGSGGGGGSTGATAAGAQGLVTSTLGNGAPISSFDPQLAVQALVDHTTLVQVNKSQTGVPILKQNTIEVASSYSQAFSLGTNFTITDFGERQTTNSIFNILSPQLTTNFNLTINQPLLQGFGLATNQRFMHIAKQNLQLTDLGFRAQVIATITQVENIYWDLVSAYQDAQIKERSLAYANETLSDDQKQLQLQNVPAMQVMKDEAAVATAEGDLTVAKATLRLNELLIKNALTKTIEDPALADMPVIPLDLIGSPDPKAGEPIDQLIIEAEKNRPDVAEDQIAMQIAQNNLKTIKNELLPRLSLYGQYIGVGIGGLMNPACASQIIDCSTTLPSDFAGAFQDTFNYSSPEYQVGFSLVVTLRNRVAKADQFRAVLDYRQKELSYEQQKKQILLDVRNAQYSLQQAQARVNAAQKARDLAQKTFDISKQEQNLGAMSAYDTLTSEQALAVAQSALVVAQTAFEKAKAYIDQATGFTLDRTDVSIDDAKSGVVTHMQP, encoded by the coding sequence ATGGCAGTCGCTCTTTGCTGCCTTGTTTCTTCGAGCACGCTGGCACAGACGGCTCCGTCGTCTTCCCAGGAACAACAACCATCTCAGCAGCAACAGACGACAGCGCCTGGCGCGACCACTCCTGCTCAACAGCAAGCGACGCCTACCCCGGATGCGCCTACAGTCACTCCAACACCAATGCAGCAGACCATCGCTCAGCAGGCCCAGCAAGCGCAGCAAGTTGGTCCCGTGACATCCCAAGCTCCGTTTCACATTGAGCTGCCACACTCGCGCAATCCGTTTGCGCCATATATGCCGAGCACCGTGCCGCCCACCAATCTCACGAACTCGCCTCGCCTCCAAAGCCTGGAACGCGATGGCAAACTGTACGTTTCGCTCCGCGACGCCATCGCTCTCGCGATTGAGAACAATCTCGACATCGCCTATTTCCGCTACAACCTGCCGATTGCGCAGGCCGACCTGCTGCGCACCAAGGCTGGAGGCTTCGCGAACGGTGTGAATACCAGCATCGCGCAAGGTACGCAGGGGGGCTTCAGCTCTTCCGGTGTAGGCAGCGGCGGCGGCGGTGGAAGCACCGGAGCCACGGCGGCCGGCGCCCAAGGCCTTGTCACCTCAACTCTCGGCAACGGCGCCCCCATCAGCTCTTTCGATCCGCAGCTTGCCGTGCAGGCTCTTGTCGACCACACTACGCTCGTACAGGTCAACAAATCTCAGACCGGAGTGCCCATCTTAAAACAAAACACGATTGAGGTAGCGTCCAGCTACTCGCAGGCCTTTTCGCTCGGCACAAATTTTACGATCACTGACTTCGGCGAACGCCAGACCACGAACAGTATCTTCAATATTCTCAGCCCTCAGCTCACCACGAACTTCAACCTTACGATCAACCAGCCCCTGCTCCAAGGCTTTGGACTCGCCACGAACCAGCGCTTCATGCACATCGCCAAACAGAATCTCCAGCTCACGGACCTCGGCTTCAGGGCACAGGTGATCGCCACCATTACCCAGGTTGAAAATATCTACTGGGATCTTGTCAGCGCCTATCAGGATGCTCAAATCAAGGAGCGTTCGCTGGCCTACGCCAACGAGACTCTTTCCGACGACCAGAAACAACTTCAGCTTCAGAACGTTCCTGCTATGCAGGTCATGAAGGACGAGGCCGCTGTGGCCACTGCCGAAGGCGATCTCACTGTTGCCAAAGCGACGCTCAGACTGAACGAACTTCTTATCAAGAACGCGCTCACCAAGACCATTGAAGATCCTGCATTGGCAGACATGCCGGTCATTCCGCTCGATCTCATAGGCTCACCCGACCCTAAGGCTGGAGAGCCGATCGATCAGCTCATTATTGAAGCCGAAAAGAACCGCCCCGACGTGGCTGAAGACCAGATCGCCATGCAGATCGCGCAGAACAACCTCAAGACCATTAAAAACGAGCTACTGCCCAGACTTTCGCTCTACGGACAGTACATCGGCGTAGGCATCGGCGGTCTGATGAACCCTGCTTGCGCCTCGCAGATTATCGATTGCAGCACCACCCTGCCTTCCGATTTTGCCGGAGCCTTCCAGGACACCTTCAATTATTCCTCACCGGAATATCAGGTCGGCTTCTCACTCGTCGTCACCCTCCGCAACCGCGTCGCTAAGGCCGACCAGTTCCGCGCTGTGCTCGACTATCGCCAGAAGGAGTTGAGTTACGAGCAGCAGAAGAAGCAAATTCTGCTCGATGTCCGCAACGCGCAATATTCTCTGCAGCAGGCCCAGGCCCGCGTCAACGCAGCGCAGAAGGCGCGCGATCTGGCACAAAAGACCTTTGATATCTCCAAGCAGGAGCAAAATCTCGGTGCTATGTCCGCATACGACACGCTCACCAGCGAGCAGGCTCTCGCGGTGGCCCAATCCGCGCTTGTCGTGGCCCAGACCGCATTCGAAAAAGCCAAGGCATATATCGACCAAGCTACCGGATTCACGCTTGACCGTACGGATGTTTCCATTGATGACGCGAAGAGCGGTGTAGTAACCCACATGCAACCATAA
- a CDS encoding sigma-54-dependent transcriptional regulator, translating to MATTSQLGGVQNDVLNKQVPRVLIADDQPHILDALELLLEPEGYQVEKARSPMMVLEALQVGSFDALLVDLNYTRDTTSGKEGLDLLTQIKALDSHVPVIVMTAWANVEVAVEAMRRGARDFIPKPWDNARLLTILRTQIDLHNAVKRAYRLEAENRMLRGQNLPDLIATASSMQPVLSTITRIGPSDANVLITGEHGTGKEIVAQMLHGLSQRATRSLVAVNTGALPEGTFESELFGHVKGAFTDARTERIGRFELADGGTLFLDEIANVPMRQQAKLLRVLETGEMERVGSSKTRRISVRLLSATNADLHVEVEQGRFRGDLLFRLNTVEIHLPPLRDRREDIPLLAAHFLNRYASRYRKQMEGIDPAALQVMLQHPWPGNVRELDHTIERAVLMARGTRIEASDLGLNQARASSQALEDMSLESVESILIRKALTRANGNVSQAAEALGLSRGALYRRMEKYGI from the coding sequence ATGGCCACGACCTCACAACTCGGCGGAGTACAAAACGACGTTCTGAACAAGCAGGTTCCGCGCGTTCTGATTGCTGACGATCAGCCCCATATTCTGGATGCGCTGGAACTGCTGCTCGAACCTGAGGGATATCAGGTAGAGAAAGCGCGCTCGCCGATGATGGTGCTGGAGGCGTTGCAGGTGGGTTCGTTCGATGCGCTCCTGGTTGACCTGAACTACACGCGGGACACGACCTCGGGCAAAGAAGGCCTTGACCTGCTGACGCAGATTAAGGCGCTCGACAGCCATGTTCCAGTGATCGTGATGACGGCCTGGGCGAATGTTGAAGTCGCGGTGGAGGCGATGCGACGGGGCGCTCGCGACTTCATTCCCAAGCCCTGGGACAATGCTCGCCTGCTGACAATTCTCCGGACCCAAATCGATCTTCATAACGCCGTGAAGCGCGCGTATCGGCTGGAAGCCGAGAACCGCATGCTGCGCGGGCAAAATCTTCCCGACCTGATTGCTACCGCGTCGTCCATGCAGCCGGTGTTGAGCACGATTACACGCATCGGACCTTCGGATGCCAATGTTCTCATCACGGGCGAGCATGGGACCGGCAAGGAAATCGTGGCGCAGATGCTGCATGGCTTGTCGCAACGCGCAACGCGGTCGCTGGTCGCGGTCAATACCGGCGCGCTGCCTGAGGGCACTTTCGAAAGCGAGCTTTTTGGACACGTGAAAGGCGCGTTTACCGACGCCCGCACCGAACGTATCGGGCGCTTTGAACTGGCAGACGGTGGAACACTGTTTCTCGACGAGATTGCCAATGTGCCTATGCGCCAGCAGGCAAAGCTGCTGCGTGTGCTCGAAACCGGCGAGATGGAGCGGGTCGGTTCGTCCAAAACGCGGCGCATAAGTGTGCGCCTGTTGTCGGCAACCAACGCCGATCTGCATGTCGAAGTCGAGCAGGGACGCTTCCGCGGTGACCTTTTGTTTCGTCTCAATACCGTCGAGATTCATCTGCCGCCACTGCGCGACCGCCGCGAAGATATTCCCCTGCTTGCAGCGCATTTTCTGAACCGGTATGCGTCGCGCTATCGCAAGCAGATGGAGGGTATCGATCCTGCCGCCCTGCAGGTGATGTTGCAGCATCCGTGGCCGGGCAATGTGCGAGAACTTGACCACACGATTGAGCGCGCCGTGCTGATGGCGCGTGGGACTAGAATTGAAGCGTCCGACCTGGGATTGAACCAGGCACGGGCATCCAGCCAGGCACTTGAAGATATGAGCCTGGAGTCTGTAGAGAGTATTCTCATCCGCAAGGCACTGACTCGCGCCAATGGAAACGTGAGCCAGGCTGCTGAGGCGCTCGGGTTAAGCCGAGGCGCTTTGTACCGGCGGATGGAGAAATATGGGATCTAG
- a CDS encoding homoserine dehydrogenase: MSDAQAAKVRAAILGFGTVGSSVARILCDSKPAGVELTHIFNRNVARKRVDWVSQSVIWTEAIEDVLSAPVDVVLELAGGLDPAGDWVRRALEAGKSVVTANKKLIAEHGIALDKLARSKGCHLFYGAAVAGGVPVIPGLQQGLAGDRITRIEGILNGTCNFILSKMEDGADFAQILKETQALGYAEADPTEDVAGFDARAKLVILLRIALRADVAVSDVAAKSITEIAAIDFAYAREMGCTIRQISRAELRGDEVLATVGPMLVPQDSPLAWSRGTENMLLVGGAYGGDVVFSGHGAGGHPTAVAVISDLLAIAHGSCAIGLPSKKVGVSGDFLLRHYIRLVVKDRPGIIAQIAGALAEQEINIHAILQKPGHTKESLPFVVIVEPCPSSALRRALARIATFDYLLEPTLDLQILEPEAGL, from the coding sequence GTGTCCGACGCGCAGGCGGCAAAAGTGAGAGCGGCAATTCTTGGATTCGGAACGGTTGGCAGTTCAGTGGCGCGCATTCTTTGCGACTCGAAGCCTGCGGGTGTGGAACTGACGCACATCTTCAATCGCAACGTAGCGCGGAAGCGAGTCGATTGGGTTTCGCAAAGTGTGATCTGGACTGAAGCGATCGAAGATGTTTTGTCGGCGCCCGTAGACGTGGTGCTGGAACTGGCGGGCGGTCTTGATCCCGCGGGCGACTGGGTGCGGCGGGCGCTGGAAGCCGGTAAATCCGTTGTGACGGCTAACAAAAAGCTGATTGCAGAGCATGGGATTGCACTCGACAAGCTGGCGCGGAGTAAGGGCTGCCATTTGTTTTACGGAGCGGCTGTAGCCGGTGGTGTGCCGGTTATTCCCGGTCTGCAGCAGGGACTCGCAGGTGACCGCATCACCCGAATCGAAGGCATTCTGAACGGCACCTGTAATTTCATCCTGAGCAAGATGGAAGATGGTGCTGACTTCGCACAGATTCTTAAAGAAACGCAGGCACTGGGATATGCCGAAGCTGACCCGACCGAAGATGTGGCGGGATTCGACGCGCGGGCGAAGCTGGTGATTCTCTTGCGGATCGCGCTGCGTGCCGATGTTGCGGTGAGCGATGTTGCGGCGAAGTCTATTACGGAAATTGCGGCCATTGATTTCGCGTATGCGCGCGAGATGGGATGCACGATCCGGCAGATTTCACGTGCAGAGCTGCGGGGCGACGAAGTTCTGGCCACCGTCGGGCCAATGCTGGTGCCGCAGGATTCGCCGCTGGCGTGGTCACGCGGCACGGAGAATATGCTGCTGGTGGGCGGCGCCTATGGCGGCGACGTTGTTTTCTCCGGACACGGCGCGGGCGGCCATCCGACAGCTGTTGCGGTCATCTCTGATCTGCTGGCGATCGCGCATGGCTCATGTGCGATTGGTTTGCCAAGCAAGAAGGTTGGAGTCAGCGGAGATTTTTTGCTGCGCCACTATATTCGGTTGGTTGTAAAAGATCGCCCAGGCATCATTGCACAGATTGCTGGCGCCCTGGCGGAGCAGGAGATCAACATCCACGCGATCCTGCAAAAGCCCGGGCATACGAAAGAAAGCCTGCCCTTCGTCGTCATCGTGGAGCCGTGCCCGTCTTCCGCGCTAAGACGGGCTTTGGCAAGAATTGCAACCTTCGACTATCTGTTGGAGCCGACTCTCGATCTGCAAATCCTGGAACCAGAAGCGGGTCTGTGA
- a CDS encoding SDR family NAD(P)-dependent oxidoreductase, with translation MNRLEGKVAIVTGASKGLGAAIAKKLAAEGASVVVNYASSKTDADRVVSEIAAKGGNAIAVQANVGDRAEIAKLFAESKKAFGKLDVLVNNAGVYEFLPLEAITDAHYRRLFDVNVLGLIATTQEAVKQFGENGGSIINVSSIVSLTPPVSASVYSATKGAVDALTVSWARELAVRKIRVNTIHPGLIPTEGVQANMQNGNYAEERMKKLISVTPLGRLGTPEDVAHAAVYLASDESAFMTGEGIVLSGGYR, from the coding sequence ATGAACAGGTTAGAAGGAAAAGTGGCCATCGTGACGGGAGCGTCAAAGGGATTGGGCGCGGCGATCGCGAAAAAGCTGGCGGCAGAGGGTGCGTCGGTGGTCGTGAACTACGCCTCGAGTAAGACCGATGCGGATCGCGTCGTCTCGGAGATTGCCGCAAAGGGTGGCAATGCGATTGCCGTCCAGGCGAATGTGGGAGATCGGGCAGAGATAGCAAAGCTCTTCGCGGAAAGCAAGAAAGCTTTTGGCAAGCTCGATGTCCTGGTGAACAACGCGGGTGTGTATGAGTTTCTGCCGTTGGAGGCGATTACGGATGCGCACTATCGCAGGCTGTTCGACGTGAACGTTTTAGGCCTGATTGCGACGACGCAAGAGGCAGTCAAACAGTTCGGTGAAAATGGCGGAAGCATCATCAACGTCAGCTCGATTGTGAGCCTCACTCCGCCGGTCAGCGCGTCTGTTTATTCGGCGACGAAGGGCGCAGTCGATGCGCTGACAGTTTCGTGGGCGAGAGAACTGGCTGTCCGCAAAATCCGCGTGAATACAATTCATCCGGGTCTGATTCCCACCGAAGGCGTACAGGCGAATATGCAAAACGGCAATTATGCCGAGGAACGGATGAAGAAACTGATTTCTGTCACTCCGCTCGGAAGGTTAGGGACGCCGGAGGATGTTGCCCATGCGGCGGTTTACCTTGCTTCGGATGAGTCGGCCTTTATGACAGGGGAGGGGATCGTGCTCTCGGGCGGCTATCGCTGA
- a CDS encoding MarR family winged helix-turn-helix transcriptional regulator: protein MDAIPCYGASVRKASRILTRIYDETLAPSGLNLTQFSIAYLLARHGSATITDLAAWMDTDKTAMGRNLAPMERDGFISIQPGKDRRSREVTLTTTGRVKYKKAASLWRQAQKQVEKLIGEQPAAKLRSILQLVATKAGAHQ from the coding sequence GTGGACGCAATCCCATGCTATGGCGCATCCGTCAGGAAAGCCAGCCGCATACTCACCCGCATCTACGACGAGACACTTGCGCCCAGCGGCCTCAACCTGACGCAATTTTCCATCGCTTACCTGCTTGCGCGCCACGGTTCCGCTACCATCACCGATCTTGCCGCATGGATGGACACCGACAAAACCGCGATGGGGCGCAACCTGGCCCCAATGGAGCGCGATGGCTTCATCTCGATCCAGCCTGGAAAAGACCGTCGCAGCCGCGAAGTCACGCTCACCACGACCGGACGGGTCAAGTACAAGAAAGCAGCATCGCTTTGGAGGCAGGCCCAAAAGCAAGTCGAGAAGTTAATTGGGGAGCAACCCGCGGCGAAGCTTCGTTCTATCCTGCAACTGGTTGCGACGAAGGCAGGCGCTCATCAGTAA
- a CDS encoding ABC transporter ATP-binding protein has protein sequence MIELKNIERSYKTGAGQTWVLRRIGLTIQEGEFVTIMGPSGAGKSSLLNVLALLDDQWLGEYWFKDQPVHKMNRKQRAELAKKNVGMVFQSYHLLDDLTVQENIDLPLSYKDIPRAERQGLVADTLDHFQIVGKKDLYPSQLSGGQQQLVGIARAVIHKPALLLADEPTGNLHSTQAKEIMELFRELNQQGTTIIQVTHSELNASYGNRIIEVRDGWMVKDTAHPELGAEVSAS, from the coding sequence ATGATTGAACTGAAAAATATTGAACGCAGCTACAAGACGGGCGCAGGGCAAACGTGGGTGCTGCGCCGCATTGGTCTAACGATTCAGGAAGGTGAGTTTGTCACCATCATGGGGCCTTCGGGTGCGGGCAAATCATCGCTGTTGAACGTGCTGGCGCTGCTCGATGATCAGTGGCTGGGCGAGTACTGGTTCAAGGACCAGCCGGTGCACAAGATGAACCGCAAGCAGCGTGCGGAACTGGCGAAGAAAAACGTCGGCATGGTTTTTCAGAGCTATCACCTGCTGGATGACCTGACGGTGCAGGAGAACATTGATCTGCCTCTGTCCTACAAAGACATTCCACGCGCAGAGCGGCAGGGGCTGGTTGCTGACACGCTGGATCATTTTCAGATCGTCGGCAAGAAGGATTTGTATCCATCGCAGCTTTCCGGCGGGCAGCAGCAGCTTGTGGGCATTGCGCGCGCCGTGATTCATAAACCCGCGCTGTTACTTGCCGACGAGCCGACAGGCAATCTGCATTCAACCCAGGCAAAGGAAATCATGGAGCTTTTCCGCGAACTGAATCAGCAGGGAACGACGATCATTCAGGTGACGCACTCTGAATTGAATGCTTCGTATGGCAACCGCATTATCGAAGTCCGCGATGGCTGGATGGTAAAGGATACGGCGCATCCGGAACTGGGCGCGGAGGTGAGCGCATCGTGA
- a CDS encoding ABC transporter ATP-binding protein has translation MENPQSLINIEGLTKVFYTDEIETHALSGIHLTVNKGEYVAMQGPSGCGKSTLLSIIGLLDTPTAGKYLLNGHAVENLNFAQRSRIRNQEIGFIFQSFNLIGDLTVYENVELPLTYRTGMSAAERKRRVQESLERVSMAHRMKHYPSQLSGGQQQRVAVARALAGSPSILLADEPTGNLDSRNGEAVMELLQNLHKDGATIVMVTHDPRFARHAERNIHLFDGKVVAEGDALEQVLEAR, from the coding sequence ATGGAGAATCCACAATCGTTGATCAATATTGAGGGTCTGACGAAGGTCTTCTACACGGATGAGATTGAGACGCACGCGCTCTCGGGCATTCATCTCACCGTCAACAAGGGCGAATATGTTGCGATGCAGGGCCCGTCGGGCTGCGGCAAATCGACGCTGCTTTCGATTATCGGTCTGCTCGATACGCCTACCGCTGGCAAGTACCTGCTGAACGGGCATGCGGTCGAGAACTTGAATTTTGCGCAGCGCTCGCGCATTCGCAACCAGGAGATCGGCTTCATCTTTCAGAGTTTCAACCTGATCGGCGACCTTACGGTTTACGAGAACGTCGAGCTTCCGCTCACCTACCGCACCGGCATGTCGGCGGCAGAACGCAAGCGCCGCGTCCAGGAATCACTGGAGCGCGTGAGCATGGCGCACCGCATGAAGCACTATCCTTCCCAACTCTCCGGCGGTCAGCAACAGCGTGTTGCGGTGGCGCGCGCCCTGGCCGGTTCGCCGTCAATCCTACTGGCTGACGAGCCTACCGGAAACCTGGATTCGCGCAACGGCGAAGCCGTGATGGAGCTGCTGCAGAACCTGCACAAGGACGGCGCCACGATTGTGATGGTTACACACGATCCTCGGTTTGCGCGCCACGCCGAGCGAAACATTCATCTCTTCGACGGCAAGGTGGTAGCCGAGGGAGATGCGCTCGAACAGGTACTGGAAGCGCGGTAA
- a CDS encoding sensor histidine kinase translates to MGSRNRRDHNHRRTAATSKIPREGFSFETKIKILITSLCVPIFLLCAVLLWIEHVSLSLIIGSLTTLGLVVLLVASIFLEQVVRPLQTLANVVAALREEDFSFRARGAAPQDSLGELAIEINQLADAMQSQRLSALEAVALLRRVILEMDAPVLAFDELSALRVVNPAAERVLHLIAARDLGRTADELGLRKILDEPDEGITSIEDQGQQARWMVRRSSFRQRGVPHTLLVLSDVSSALREEERLAWRRLIRVLGHELSNSLAPIKSIAGSLRSRIAQMPPENAASFERGLNVIESRAESLNRFVQAYRQLATLPSPMLKRVPLPELLDRVAVLETRLVVEVEDAQSVSLKADPDQMEQLLINLVKNAVDAAVNEREEAGLVSKPAVRIRSRFAGDMVSILIEDNGPGLTNPGNLFVPFYTTKKSGTGVGLVLARQIAEAHGGSLELRNRMDVIGCQAEVRIPIVSPEREALHRPEIPENEPGTVRRGA, encoded by the coding sequence ATGGGATCTAGAAACAGACGCGACCACAACCACAGGAGAACGGCGGCCACGAGCAAAATTCCCCGAGAGGGATTCAGCTTCGAGACCAAGATCAAAATCCTGATTACGTCGCTGTGTGTTCCTATTTTCTTACTTTGTGCCGTTCTGCTCTGGATCGAGCATGTTTCCCTGTCTCTCATTATTGGTTCGCTGACGACGCTGGGCCTCGTGGTTCTGCTGGTGGCGTCGATCTTTCTTGAACAGGTGGTGCGACCGCTGCAAACGCTTGCCAATGTTGTGGCGGCTTTGCGGGAAGAAGATTTTTCTTTTCGCGCTCGCGGGGCTGCGCCTCAGGATTCGCTGGGGGAACTGGCGATCGAGATCAATCAGCTGGCCGACGCGATGCAATCGCAGCGGTTGAGCGCACTTGAGGCGGTCGCGCTGCTGCGACGGGTGATTCTTGAGATGGATGCGCCAGTGCTCGCTTTTGATGAGCTGAGCGCGTTGCGTGTCGTGAATCCTGCGGCTGAGCGCGTACTGCATCTGATCGCAGCGCGTGATTTGGGGCGCACTGCCGACGAGCTGGGCCTCCGCAAAATTCTGGATGAACCCGATGAAGGCATTACCTCGATTGAAGACCAGGGACAGCAGGCGCGGTGGATGGTGCGGCGGAGCAGCTTCCGCCAGCGCGGGGTTCCGCATACGCTGCTGGTGCTGTCCGATGTGAGCTCTGCGCTGCGCGAAGAGGAGCGGCTGGCATGGCGCCGGCTGATTCGCGTGCTTGGGCATGAGCTGAGTAATTCACTGGCGCCGATTAAGTCGATCGCCGGGAGCCTGCGTTCACGCATTGCGCAGATGCCTCCTGAAAATGCAGCGAGCTTTGAACGAGGATTGAACGTTATCGAGAGCCGGGCGGAGTCGTTGAATCGGTTCGTGCAGGCTTATCGGCAGCTGGCGACATTACCGTCTCCGATGTTGAAGCGAGTGCCGCTTCCTGAGTTGCTGGATCGCGTTGCGGTGCTGGAGACGCGACTGGTCGTGGAAGTCGAAGATGCGCAGTCCGTGAGTCTCAAGGCTGATCCTGACCAGATGGAGCAGTTGCTGATCAACCTGGTGAAGAACGCAGTGGATGCTGCGGTGAACGAGCGCGAAGAAGCTGGACTGGTGAGCAAGCCTGCAGTGAGGATTCGCAGCCGGTTTGCAGGAGACATGGTGTCCATTCTGATTGAAGACAACGGGCCTGGACTCACGAATCCCGGCAACCTTTTCGTTCCGTTCTACACAACAAAGAAGAGCGGCACTGGCGTTGGCCTAGTGCTGGCGCGGCAAATTGCCGAAGCGCATGGCGGTTCGCTTGAACTACGAAACCGGATGGATGTCATCGGGTGCCAGGCTGAGGTACGGATTCCGATAGTTTCGCCAGAGCGAGAGGCGTTGCATCGTCCCGAGATTCCGGAAAATGAGCCGGGAACTGTTCGACGCGGCGCGTAG